One Sanguibacter sp. HDW7 DNA window includes the following coding sequences:
- a CDS encoding FAD-dependent oxidoreductase: MTETHLFEPAAPLPSDASVLVVGAGLAGLRTAALLREHGHAGPVHLVGEEPHAAYDRPPLSKHLLDDGWHVDLGEDLGIDLRALDVDALLGTRVTRIDIDGEQFRAALVPTGSDGTDDELVVDAVVLATGSRARTVPGWEHALTLHTHDDAVRLRALLGGRERPRLVCIGAGWIGSEVAGVAAAAGADVTVVEAAPFPLASALGSDGALVAPWFAAAGVTLLTETAVAAVEPDGVILTDGRRFDADVVLAAVGARPAPLPDGSLTGMLATMFDGDVVVDSGMRPLAVGEVPDGLDLGSLSTADPYVTATSGPLARVRVVGDAAVRVSHRGLVRSGHWDAALTTPDLAVRALLDPTAVLADPVPYVFSTMLGHEVAMFGERPSGTVPVLRGDPAGDEGWAALWFVGEGPSSGEASSTEPSGTDLPDAELPDAGALHDPDSLHDAGATHEASATHDDGLRALAGILVVDRPRDVAAARRLFRAPSLPRLDPVRAADPTLPLR, from the coding sequence GTGACCGAGACGCACCTGTTCGAGCCTGCAGCCCCCTTGCCGTCCGACGCGTCGGTGCTCGTCGTCGGCGCAGGTCTCGCGGGGCTCCGGACCGCGGCGCTGCTCCGCGAGCACGGTCACGCGGGCCCGGTGCACCTCGTCGGCGAGGAGCCGCACGCTGCGTACGACCGGCCGCCGCTGTCGAAGCACCTGCTCGACGACGGCTGGCACGTCGACCTCGGCGAGGACCTCGGCATCGACCTCCGAGCGCTCGACGTGGACGCGCTGCTCGGGACCAGGGTCACGCGGATCGACATCGACGGCGAGCAGTTCCGGGCAGCGCTCGTGCCGACGGGCTCCGACGGCACGGACGACGAGCTCGTCGTCGACGCCGTCGTCCTCGCGACCGGGTCACGCGCCCGCACCGTCCCGGGGTGGGAGCACGCGCTCACGCTCCACACGCACGACGACGCCGTCCGGCTGCGCGCGCTGCTCGGCGGGCGCGAGCGGCCGCGGCTCGTGTGCATCGGCGCCGGGTGGATCGGCTCGGAGGTCGCGGGGGTCGCGGCAGCGGCGGGTGCCGACGTCACGGTCGTCGAGGCCGCCCCGTTCCCGCTCGCGTCCGCGCTCGGCTCCGACGGTGCGCTCGTCGCCCCGTGGTTCGCGGCGGCGGGCGTGACGCTGCTGACGGAGACGGCGGTCGCAGCCGTCGAGCCCGACGGCGTCATCCTCACCGACGGACGCAGGTTCGACGCCGACGTCGTGCTCGCGGCCGTCGGTGCACGGCCGGCTCCCCTGCCCGACGGGTCGCTCACTGGCATGCTCGCGACGATGTTTGACGGCGACGTCGTCGTCGACAGCGGCATGCGCCCGCTCGCCGTCGGCGAGGTGCCCGATGGTCTCGACCTCGGGTCGCTCTCGACGGCCGACCCGTACGTGACGGCGACGTCGGGGCCGCTCGCCCGCGTCCGCGTCGTGGGTGATGCCGCCGTCCGGGTCTCGCACCGCGGCCTCGTCCGCAGCGGGCACTGGGACGCTGCGCTCACGACGCCCGACCTCGCGGTCCGCGCGTTGCTCGACCCGACCGCCGTGCTCGCCGACCCCGTGCCGTACGTCTTCTCGACGATGCTCGGGCACGAGGTCGCGATGTTCGGCGAGCGCCCCTCTGGCACCGTTCCCGTCCTGCGCGGCGACCCTGCAGGCGACGAGGGATGGGCGGCGCTGTGGTTCGTCGGCGAAGGTCCGTCGAGCGGGGAGGCGTCGAGCACGGAACCGTCGGGCACGGATCTGCCCGATGCGGAGCTGCCCGACGCGGGCGCTCTGCACGACCCGGACTCGCTGCACGACGCGGGCGCGACGCACGAAGCGAGCGCGACGCACGACGACGGCCTGCGCGCCCTCGCGGGGATCCTCGTCGTCGACCGTCCGCGCGACGTCGCGGCTGCCCGCCGCCTCTTCCGCGCGCCGTCGCTCCCCCGCCTCGACCCGGTCCGCGCTGCGGACCCGACGCTCCCTCTGCGTTGA
- a CDS encoding DUF3017 domain-containing protein: protein MGEGAQPGQDPAVAGDPVVPDDAPLSDDAPLPEDAQLPEDAVVPAHFDDAEQAARAIAPRRNVWIWVNVGLVAVVCVLAVVAGPQVAALALAAQSALAGIVRLVVREPVAGLEVRSRWLDVGFYLGAAVALVALALTAPVD from the coding sequence ATGGGCGAGGGCGCGCAGCCCGGGCAGGACCCGGCAGTCGCTGGCGACCCGGTCGTGCCCGACGACGCCCCGTTGTCAGACGACGCCCCGTTGCCCGAGGACGCACAGCTGCCGGAGGACGCGGTCGTCCCTGCGCACTTCGACGACGCCGAGCAGGCTGCGCGTGCGATCGCGCCTCGTCGCAACGTGTGGATCTGGGTGAACGTCGGACTCGTCGCGGTCGTCTGCGTGCTGGCCGTCGTGGCGGGGCCGCAGGTTGCGGCGCTCGCGCTCGCGGCGCAGTCGGCGCTCGCGGGCATCGTGCGGCTCGTCGTGCGCGAGCCTGTTGCGGGCCTCGAGGTCCGCAGCCGCTGGCTCGACGTGGGGTTCTACCTCGGTGCGGCGGTCGCGCTCGTCGCGCTCGCGCTCACGGCGCCCGTCGACTGA
- a CDS encoding aquaporin → MSLTDAPAYDAADATFDELALEPAQPSLLLRAGAELFGTFVLVLLGVGAGIYTSLVGGNALATALAFGLGATAAIAIIGSVSGGHINPAVTLGAAIAGRFRWADVPVYMLAQVVGATIAGAILRAILPPTLPAAIGNDATAGSLFSSGANGYGAHAGLGAASGGAVDITLMTALIVEIVLTMILVAVVLSVTTKRAASNLTPLWVGLTITVTLLVATPFTGGSVNPARSLGVAFFADPWALKQVWVFVAAPLVGAVLAGLVARIIALGTAPVALEDEPEVVEIVELSEDGELVAAADEDAPVADASDDDASGEAASDETASTDGDAEPARS, encoded by the coding sequence ATGTCGCTCACCGACGCCCCCGCGTACGACGCCGCGGACGCCACCTTCGACGAGCTCGCCCTCGAGCCCGCCCAGCCCTCGCTCCTCCTGCGCGCGGGCGCCGAGCTCTTCGGCACCTTCGTGCTCGTCCTGCTCGGCGTCGGCGCCGGAATCTATACGAGCCTCGTCGGCGGCAATGCCCTCGCGACCGCGCTCGCCTTCGGCCTCGGCGCGACCGCCGCAATCGCGATCATCGGCAGCGTCTCCGGCGGCCACATCAACCCGGCCGTGACGCTCGGCGCCGCGATCGCCGGTCGCTTCCGCTGGGCCGACGTCCCCGTCTACATGCTCGCCCAGGTCGTCGGCGCGACGATCGCCGGCGCCATCCTCCGTGCGATCCTCCCGCCCACGCTGCCCGCCGCGATCGGCAACGACGCGACCGCGGGCTCGCTGTTCTCCTCCGGCGCGAACGGCTACGGCGCCCACGCCGGCCTCGGCGCAGCCTCGGGCGGCGCTGTCGACATCACCCTCATGACCGCGCTCATCGTCGAGATCGTCCTCACGATGATCCTCGTCGCCGTCGTCCTCAGCGTGACGACCAAGCGCGCCGCAAGCAACCTCACGCCCCTCTGGGTCGGTCTGACGATCACGGTGACGCTGCTCGTCGCGACGCCGTTCACCGGCGGCTCGGTCAACCCCGCCCGCTCGCTCGGCGTCGCGTTCTTCGCCGACCCGTGGGCCCTCAAGCAGGTGTGGGTCTTCGTCGCCGCGCCCCTCGTCGGCGCCGTCCTCGCGGGGCTCGTCGCGCGCATCATCGCGCTCGGAACCGCGCCCGTCGCCCTCGAGGACGAGCCCGAGGTCGTCGAGATCGTCGAGCTATCCGAGGACGGCGAGCTCGTCGCCGCCGCGGACGAGGACGCCCCGGTCGCCGACGCGTCCGACGACGACGCGTCCGGTGAGGCTGCCTCGGACGAGACCGCCTCGACCGACGGTGACGCGGAGCCCGCGCGCTCCTGA
- a CDS encoding NADP-dependent isocitrate dehydrogenase has protein sequence MGKIKVVNPVVELDGDEMTRIIWQFIKDRLIHPYLDVDLKYYDLSIENRDATDDQVTIDAANAIKQYNVGVKCATITPDEARVEEFGLKKMWVSPNGTIRNILGGVVFREPIIISNIPRLVPGWNKPIIIGRHAHGDQYKATNFKVPGAGTLTLTYTPADGSEEIKQTVVTYGDDGGVAMGMYNFNESIKDFARASFAYGLQRQYPVYLSTKNTILKAYDGQFKDLFQEVFDAEFKEQFDAAGLTYEHRLIDDMVASAMKWEGGYVWACKNYDGDVQSDTVAQGFGSLGLMTSVLMTPDGKTVEAEAAHGTVTRHYRQHQQGKPTSTNPIASIFAWTRGLMHRGKLDGTPEVVNFAQTLEDVVVATVESGKMTKDLALLISKDQPWLTTEEFLAALDENLAARLG, from the coding sequence ATGGGCAAGATCAAGGTCGTCAACCCGGTCGTCGAGCTCGACGGTGACGAGATGACTCGCATCATCTGGCAGTTCATCAAGGACCGCCTCATCCACCCGTACCTCGACGTCGACCTCAAGTACTACGACCTGTCGATCGAGAACCGCGACGCGACCGACGACCAGGTGACGATCGACGCCGCGAACGCGATCAAGCAGTACAACGTCGGCGTCAAGTGCGCGACGATCACGCCCGACGAGGCGCGCGTCGAGGAGTTCGGCCTCAAGAAGATGTGGGTCTCGCCCAACGGCACGATCCGCAACATCCTCGGTGGCGTCGTCTTCCGCGAGCCCATCATCATCTCGAACATCCCGCGCCTCGTGCCGGGCTGGAACAAGCCGATCATCATCGGCCGCCACGCGCACGGCGACCAGTACAAGGCGACGAACTTCAAGGTTCCCGGCGCCGGCACGCTCACGCTCACGTACACGCCTGCTGACGGCTCCGAGGAGATCAAGCAGACGGTCGTCACGTACGGCGACGACGGCGGCGTGGCGATGGGCATGTACAACTTCAACGAGTCCATCAAGGACTTCGCGCGCGCGTCGTTCGCGTACGGCCTCCAGCGCCAGTACCCCGTGTACCTCTCGACGAAGAACACGATCCTCAAGGCGTACGACGGCCAGTTCAAGGACCTCTTCCAGGAGGTCTTCGACGCGGAGTTCAAGGAGCAGTTCGACGCTGCAGGCCTCACGTACGAGCACCGCCTCATCGACGACATGGTCGCCTCGGCCATGAAGTGGGAGGGCGGCTACGTCTGGGCGTGCAAGAACTACGACGGTGACGTCCAGTCGGACACGGTCGCGCAGGGCTTCGGCTCGCTCGGCCTCATGACGTCGGTCCTCATGACGCCCGACGGCAAGACCGTCGAGGCCGAGGCCGCGCACGGCACGGTGACGCGTCACTACCGCCAGCACCAGCAGGGCAAGCCCACGTCGACGAACCCGATCGCGTCGATCTTCGCGTGGACGCGTGGCCTCATGCACCGCGGCAAGCTCGACGGCACGCCCGAGGTCGTGAACTTCGCGCAGACGCTCGAGGACGTCGTCGTCGCGACGGTCGAGTCCGGCAAGATGACGAAGGACCTCGCGCTGCTCATCAGCAAGGACCAGCCCTGGCTGACGACCGAGGAGTTCCTCGCAGCGCTCGACGAGAACCTCGCGGCCCGCCTCGGCTGA
- a CDS encoding malate dehydrogenase, with protein MTATPVTVTVTGAAGQIGYALLFRIASGQMLGPDTPVRLRLLEIPAGVRAAEGTAMELDDCAFPLLTSIDVTDDATAAFDGVNVGLLVGARPRTAGMERGDLLSANGGIFGPQGAAINAGAADDVRVLVVGNPANTNALIAAKHAPDVPASRFTAMTRLDHNRALSQLAARGGVPVGQVRNVTIWGNHSATQFPDIAHADVAGRPGAELAADTGWYLEEFVPQVAKRGAAIIEARGASSAASAANAAIEHVRDWVLGTPEGTWTSAGIMSDGAHYGVPEGIVSSFPVTSRGGEWEVVEGLDVSDLARERIDASVAELLEERDAVAGLGLV; from the coding sequence ATGACTGCGACACCCGTGACGGTGACGGTGACGGGAGCGGCTGGCCAGATCGGCTACGCGCTGCTCTTCAGGATCGCGTCGGGGCAGATGCTCGGGCCGGACACCCCGGTGAGGCTGCGGCTGCTCGAGATCCCGGCGGGCGTGCGCGCCGCGGAGGGCACCGCGATGGAGCTCGACGACTGCGCGTTCCCGCTGCTGACCTCGATCGACGTGACGGATGACGCGACGGCTGCGTTCGACGGCGTGAACGTCGGCCTGCTCGTGGGTGCCAGGCCGCGGACGGCGGGCATGGAGCGCGGCGACCTGCTCTCCGCGAACGGCGGGATCTTCGGTCCGCAGGGTGCTGCGATCAACGCGGGTGCTGCGGACGACGTCCGCGTGCTCGTCGTCGGCAACCCCGCGAACACGAACGCGCTCATCGCGGCCAAGCACGCGCCGGACGTCCCTGCGAGCCGGTTCACGGCGATGACGCGGCTCGACCACAACCGCGCGCTCTCGCAGCTCGCGGCGCGTGGCGGGGTGCCCGTCGGGCAGGTGCGCAACGTGACGATCTGGGGCAACCACTCGGCGACCCAGTTCCCGGACATCGCGCACGCGGACGTCGCGGGCCGCCCGGGCGCCGAGCTCGCGGCGGACACGGGCTGGTACCTCGAGGAGTTCGTGCCGCAGGTCGCCAAGCGTGGTGCGGCGATCATCGAGGCGCGCGGCGCCTCGAGCGCGGCGTCGGCGGCGAACGCGGCCATCGAGCACGTGCGCGACTGGGTGCTCGGCACGCCCGAGGGGACATGGACGAGCGCAGGCATCATGTCGGACGGCGCGCACTACGGCGTGCCGGAGGGCATCGTCTCGTCGTTCCCCGTGACGTCGCGCGGCGGGGAGTGGGAGGTCGTCGAGGGCCTCGACGTCTCCGATCTTGCGCGCGAGCGCATCGACGCGTCGGTCGCGGAGCTCCTCGAGGAGCGTGACGCGGTCGCGGGCCTCGGGCTCGTCTGA